A genomic stretch from Bacillus sp. E(2018) includes:
- a CDS encoding bifunctional GNAT family N-acetyltransferase/carbon-nitrogen hydrolase family protein: MSEIDVSKFEKKIELRNIEFEDIEEILELQQICFPGNMEPWEREQLESHLRIFPEGQFCVTYEGKIVGSCSSLMVNFDEYDDKHTWDEITDKGYITNHDPEGFNLYGIEVMVHPEYRRMKIGARLYEARKELAEQKNLKSIILGGRIPNYHKHSKEMTPREYVREVIQHNIYDPVLTFQLMNGFTVMRLNKSYLPDDKQSNAYATLMEWNNVDYIPNKTKKYFKTSEPVRITTIQYMMKTISSFEDFATQVEYYTDVASDQGSDFAVFPELLTTQLLSFCEEKSPSLAIRKLTEFTEQYIELFTNLAVRYNVNIIGGSHFVEEDGDIYNVAYLFRRDGTIDKQYKIHITPNERKWWGITAGDKVQVFDTDCGKVAILICYDIEFPELSRIVTDQGAKIIFTPFCTEDRQGYLRVRYCSQARAIENEIYTAIAGTVGNLSQVENMDIQYAQSGIFTPSDFSFPRDGIVGECHPNIETVVVGDVDLEILRRQRKTGSVTLLRDRRLDLYSVVQKDKSK; encoded by the coding sequence ATGAGTGAAATCGATGTTTCGAAATTCGAGAAAAAAATAGAACTACGCAATATTGAGTTTGAAGATATTGAAGAGATCTTAGAACTTCAACAAATCTGTTTTCCAGGAAACATGGAACCTTGGGAACGAGAGCAGTTAGAAAGCCATCTTCGCATCTTCCCGGAAGGCCAATTTTGTGTAACGTATGAAGGAAAGATTGTTGGAAGCTGCTCAAGCTTAATGGTTAACTTTGATGAGTATGATGATAAGCATACGTGGGATGAAATCACAGATAAAGGCTACATTACGAACCATGATCCAGAAGGTTTTAACTTATATGGTATCGAAGTGATGGTCCACCCAGAATACCGACGAATGAAAATCGGTGCTCGTTTATACGAAGCACGTAAAGAACTAGCTGAACAAAAGAATTTAAAAAGTATTATTCTAGGCGGTAGAATTCCAAACTACCATAAGCATTCAAAGGAAATGACGCCTCGAGAATATGTTAGAGAAGTCATTCAGCACAATATTTACGATCCTGTCTTAACCTTTCAATTGATGAACGGTTTCACTGTAATGCGTTTAAACAAGAGCTATCTGCCTGATGATAAACAATCAAACGCATATGCGACCTTAATGGAATGGAACAATGTTGATTACATTCCTAACAAAACGAAAAAGTATTTTAAAACGAGTGAGCCTGTTCGAATCACGACGATTCAATATATGATGAAAACCATAAGTTCTTTCGAAGATTTTGCGACACAGGTTGAATATTATACAGATGTTGCCTCTGATCAAGGATCAGATTTCGCTGTGTTCCCAGAGCTTCTTACTACTCAACTGTTGTCGTTCTGTGAGGAGAAGAGTCCAAGCTTAGCCATCCGTAAGCTAACAGAATTCACAGAGCAATATATCGAACTGTTTACGAATCTTGCAGTTCGTTACAATGTGAACATCATAGGTGGCTCCCACTTTGTTGAAGAAGACGGAGATATCTACAACGTTGCCTATCTGTTCCGAAGAGATGGAACAATTGATAAACAATATAAAATTCATATCACACCGAACGAACGAAAATGGTGGGGAATTACAGCTGGTGATAAAGTACAAGTATTTGATACAGATTGCGGAAAAGTTGCAATTCTAATCTGCTATGATATCGAGTTCCCTGAACTTTCACGTATCGTTACCGATCAAGGGGCGAAGATCATCTTCACACCTTTCTGTACGGAAGATCGTCAAGGCTATCTGCGCGTTCGATATTGTTCGCAAGCACGTGCGATTGAAAATGAGATCTATACAGCAATCGCAGGTACTGTTGGAAACCTATCACAAGTGGAGAACATGGATATCCAGTATGCTCAGTCTGGTATCTTTACTCCTTCTGACTTTTCGTTCCCGAGAGACGGAATCGTTGGGGAATGTCACCCGAATATTGAAACAGTTGTAGTAGG
- a CDS encoding VOC family protein, with protein sequence MFKVNGINHITIRVSNLEKSVTFYMNVLGAKIVHKGNTDIYLDVGGVWLCLLEIKDAKPMDRNQIGVDHFAFTVSKEHFPKAVLLLREHNIEITRGPMARGGGDTISFNDPDGNEIEFFTGSLEERMKNWK encoded by the coding sequence ATGTTTAAAGTTAACGGCATAAATCACATCACCATCAGAGTTTCTAACTTAGAGAAATCCGTAACATTTTATATGAATGTACTAGGTGCTAAAATCGTTCATAAAGGGAATACAGATATATACTTAGATGTCGGGGGTGTGTGGCTGTGTTTGTTAGAAATAAAAGATGCAAAACCTATGGATAGAAATCAAATAGGTGTCGATCATTTTGCATTTACTGTTTCTAAAGAACATTTTCCTAAAGCGGTTCTCTTGCTGCGTGAACACAACATTGAAATCACGAGGGGCCCGATGGCAAGAGGCGGAGGGGACACAATTAGCTTTAACGACCCGGATGGTAATGAAATCGAATTTTTCACAGGTAGTCTCGAGGAACGGATGAAGAATTGGAAGTAA
- a CDS encoding HAD family hydrolase gives MIKALVFDFDGTILDTETQHYNAFQELYQEHGSDLPLEVWGECIGTHSAFNPYEYLERQIDQKLDHEVLRAKKTERALALISEQRELPGILAYLEAAKELGLKIGLASSSSRKWVEEHLGRIGLKHHFEVIKTADDVERVKPDPALYLEAVKALDIKPHEAIAFEDSVNGSMAAKKAGLYCVAIPNPVTKHMTFNDVDHQMESLAELSLASLIKQAENK, from the coding sequence GTGATTAAGGCATTGGTGTTTGACTTTGATGGAACGATTCTAGATACGGAAACGCAGCATTATAACGCTTTTCAAGAGTTGTATCAGGAACATGGAAGTGATCTGCCGCTCGAAGTCTGGGGAGAATGTATTGGTACCCATTCTGCTTTTAATCCTTACGAATATTTAGAGAGACAGATTGATCAAAAGCTTGATCATGAAGTGCTGCGAGCAAAAAAGACAGAACGTGCACTTGCCTTAATATCGGAACAACGGGAACTTCCTGGAATTCTTGCTTACCTTGAAGCTGCAAAAGAACTCGGATTAAAGATTGGTCTTGCATCAAGTTCTTCGCGAAAATGGGTAGAAGAGCATTTAGGGAGAATCGGATTGAAGCATCATTTCGAAGTGATTAAAACAGCAGATGATGTCGAAAGAGTTAAACCTGATCCTGCTCTTTATCTTGAAGCGGTTAAAGCCTTAGATATAAAACCTCACGAAGCCATCGCGTTTGAAGACTCTGTAAATGGATCAATGGCAGCTAAAAAAGCAGGACTATATTGTGTAGCCATCCCCAACCCCGTTACAAAACATATGACTTTTAACGATGTTGATCATCAGATGGAATCCTTAGCAGAGTTGAGCCTCGCTTCACTTATTAAACAGGCAGAGAATAAATAA